The Neofelis nebulosa isolate mNeoNeb1 chromosome X, mNeoNeb1.pri, whole genome shotgun sequence genome has a segment encoding these proteins:
- the LOC131502576 gene encoding granulocyte-macrophage colony-stimulating factor receptor subunit alpha-like isoform X2, which yields MAAVLDLLTFLVVLKSACCAQPRPAQDKISPIINMQLDSRKKTLTWTYTRNVSDQECTIDTPTAYSAMVGPQVTEDHTYVCTFPNSVLHRGANLTVNVTCDGDVFLQVLTFANPGREGSGAVNFSCLIYNVRFMNCSWVPGPAAPADVQYRLFSWASRHEAEAECVHYVLGPTGTRVGCHFDQLGEPQRTDNYFFLVNGTSRETAIPFLDFTPFKAVQIEKYDPPRNITITYNRSHHIIRWEHPEIRFDLSSHMLYYELDIQTPASSPETNRVFQRGQDPNVHLMPSSTTRAKSAFRVRVRYMYNHLCSEWSPTWRFGLPEQDFSGALVGPVVGTAALSALVLMFLCKRFSVRRKMFPPIPQVKKEIAKALMPTPGVAWDEGHPPPGPQDPEDVVTLEATC from the exons ATGGCGGCCGTGCTGGATCTTCTGACCTTCCTGGTCGTCCTGAAGTCGGCGTGCTGTGCACAACCACGGCCGG CGCAAGACAAAATATCCCCTATTATAAACATGCAGCTGGATTCAAGGAAAAAAACGTTAACCTGGACTTACACAAGAAACGTGAGTGACCAGGAATGCACAATAGATACGCCGACTGCCTATTCCGCTATGGTGGGCCCACAG GTGACGGAGGACCACACCTACGTCTGCACCTTCCCCAACTCCGTGCTGCACAGGGGGGCCAACCTGACCGTGAACGTCACTTGCGACGGGGACGTGTTCCTCCAAGTCCTGACTTTCGCTAACCCAG GCAGGGAAGGTTCCGGAGCCGTGAACTTCTCCTGCCTCATTTACAACGTGCGCTTCATGAACTGTAGCTGGGTGCCCGGCCCGGCCGCCCCGGCCGACGTCCAGTATCGACTGTTCTCCTGGGCGTCCAG GCATGAGGCCGAGGCGGAATGTGTCCATTACGTCCTCGGCCCCACGGGGACCCGCGTGGGCTGCCATTTCGACCAACTGGGCGAACCCCAGAGAACGGATAATTACTTCTTCTTGGTGAACGGCACCAGCAGGGAAACGGCGATCCCGTTTTTGGATTTCACTCCATTTAAGGCCGTTCAAATCG AGAAGTACGATCCACCCAGGAACATCACCATCACCTACAACCGGTCGCACCACATCATCCGGTGGGAACATCCCGAGATCCGATTCGACCTTTCGAGTCACATGCTGTATTACGAGCTGGACATCCAAACGCCG GCGAGCTCCCCAGAAACAAACCGT GTTTTCCAGAGGGGACAGGACCCGAACGTGCACCTGATGCCTAGTTCCACCACCAGAGCCAAGAGCGCCTTCCGGGTGAGGGTGCGTTACATGTATAACCACCTGTGCAGCGAATGGAGCCCCACGTGGCGGTTCG GCCTCCCGGAGCAGGATTTCAGCGGCGCCCTGGTGGGGCCCGTGGTGGGGACGGCGGCTTTGTCTGCGCTCGTCCTCATGTTCCTCTGCAAACG GTTCTCCGTGAGGCGCAAGATGTTCCCTCCCATCCCGCAGGTGAAGAAGGAAATCGCCAAGGCCCTCATGCCCACACCGGGG gtcgCCTGGGACGAGGGCCACCCCCCGCCGGGCCCCCAGGACCCCGAGGACGTGGTCACGCTGGAGGCAACGTGCTGA
- the LOC131502576 gene encoding granulocyte-macrophage colony-stimulating factor receptor subunit alpha-like isoform X1, with translation MAAVLDLLTFLVVLKSACCAQPRPAQDKISPIINMQLDSRKKTLTWTYTRNVSDQECTIDTPTAYSAMVGPQVTEDHTYVCTFPNSVLHRGANLTVNVTCDGDVFLQVLTFANPGREGSGAVNFSCLIYNVRFMNCSWVPGPAAPADVQYRLFSWASRHEAEAECVHYVLGPTGTRVGCHFDQLGEPQRTDNYFFLVNGTSRETAIPFLDFTPFKAVQIEKYDPPRNITITYNRSHHIIRWEHPEIRFDLSSHMLYYELDIQTPASSPETNRVFQRGQDPNVHLMPSSTTRAKSAFRVRVRYMYNHLCSEWSPTWRFGLPEQDFSGALVGPVVGTAALSALVLMFLCKRFSVRRKMFPPIPQVKKEIAKALMPTPGVSDPSVCTQEVAWDEGHPPPGPQDPEDVVTLEATC, from the exons ATGGCGGCCGTGCTGGATCTTCTGACCTTCCTGGTCGTCCTGAAGTCGGCGTGCTGTGCACAACCACGGCCGG CGCAAGACAAAATATCCCCTATTATAAACATGCAGCTGGATTCAAGGAAAAAAACGTTAACCTGGACTTACACAAGAAACGTGAGTGACCAGGAATGCACAATAGATACGCCGACTGCCTATTCCGCTATGGTGGGCCCACAG GTGACGGAGGACCACACCTACGTCTGCACCTTCCCCAACTCCGTGCTGCACAGGGGGGCCAACCTGACCGTGAACGTCACTTGCGACGGGGACGTGTTCCTCCAAGTCCTGACTTTCGCTAACCCAG GCAGGGAAGGTTCCGGAGCCGTGAACTTCTCCTGCCTCATTTACAACGTGCGCTTCATGAACTGTAGCTGGGTGCCCGGCCCGGCCGCCCCGGCCGACGTCCAGTATCGACTGTTCTCCTGGGCGTCCAG GCATGAGGCCGAGGCGGAATGTGTCCATTACGTCCTCGGCCCCACGGGGACCCGCGTGGGCTGCCATTTCGACCAACTGGGCGAACCCCAGAGAACGGATAATTACTTCTTCTTGGTGAACGGCACCAGCAGGGAAACGGCGATCCCGTTTTTGGATTTCACTCCATTTAAGGCCGTTCAAATCG AGAAGTACGATCCACCCAGGAACATCACCATCACCTACAACCGGTCGCACCACATCATCCGGTGGGAACATCCCGAGATCCGATTCGACCTTTCGAGTCACATGCTGTATTACGAGCTGGACATCCAAACGCCG GCGAGCTCCCCAGAAACAAACCGT GTTTTCCAGAGGGGACAGGACCCGAACGTGCACCTGATGCCTAGTTCCACCACCAGAGCCAAGAGCGCCTTCCGGGTGAGGGTGCGTTACATGTATAACCACCTGTGCAGCGAATGGAGCCCCACGTGGCGGTTCG GCCTCCCGGAGCAGGATTTCAGCGGCGCCCTGGTGGGGCCCGTGGTGGGGACGGCGGCTTTGTCTGCGCTCGTCCTCATGTTCCTCTGCAAACG GTTCTCCGTGAGGCGCAAGATGTTCCCTCCCATCCCGCAGGTGAAGAAGGAAATCGCCAAGGCCCTCATGCCCACACCGGGGGTGAGTGACCCCTCCGTCTGCACCCAGGAG gtcgCCTGGGACGAGGGCCACCCCCCGCCGGGCCCCCAGGACCCCGAGGACGTGGTCACGCTGGAGGCAACGTGCTGA